Genomic DNA from Lactuca sativa cultivar Salinas chromosome 8, Lsat_Salinas_v11, whole genome shotgun sequence:
atctatacggcgTGCACTCTCCGTCATTTGTtttgatgggacactctgatgtttgaataaaatgttaatgttttgaattttgaaaacagTGGTTAATGTTACTTCACACTTTATGGAAATgtttggttaattaaaaatgaaaattttattttgaaaatttgggtcgttacaggtaaggcccatgtaagggtttgggcccaatttagaaaattaggccatgtaTGGGCCTTGAGTGTTTATTTGGATCTTTGGACCTTTGGATTGTTGATTGGGCCTAGGTTTGGGTCATACTTATTTGTAGTGCAAGGATTTTAGCGAGGTAGTGGCCAAAGATTCTTTCTGTAAGATTCGacagtacgaggtgagttttcctcattgtacttgcgggtcaaaggcaccaaggccgaccctttggattgttatcttggtTTAACGTATGATTGTATACTGTAGTAATCTCTTAGACTTGTATCCTAACAGATagaatgttgttatgctataatGATTTGTTAGAcatgtatcctggtagataggatgttgttatgttgtagtgatctgttagacctGTATCTTGGGAGATAGGATGtttctatgttgtagtgatctgttagatctgtatcctgggagataggatgtttctatgttgtagtgatctgttagatctgtatcctggtatgttagatctatatcctggtatataggatgttgttatgatgtagtgatctgttagatctgtatcctggtagataggatgttggcATGCGATAGTGATCGGTAAATTTGCCTCCTTGTCTGATGCCTGGTTATATGTTCATTAATTATGTGTATGTCAACATGTtatggttggttgggttgaggcggtcctgctttgtgttgaaggccaagacaCCAAGGGAGGACTTACACTATAGGCCCTGCGAGGTAgtccagtcaggccaaaggcccggaggacggtccagataggctgaaggcccgatgcAACGTTCCAGCCATGCTGAAGGTCTTGTGAGCGGTACTGATAAGATGAAGGTAtataaggcggtccagtcatactgaaggctctgtatgcatgttgtttgttattgttatatgtattgtgtgttggtactttggggaaagttcactaagcattggcttacagtttttggttatgtttcaggtacctcagatgatcgcgggaaaaTGAAtgtgtgatcgtgcacctcctcatgttttagaCTTATGATTTTAGGgaaactctgatattaaacatgtttgAAAATTATAttgtaaacaattatgatttTAGGCTGGTTTTAAaagcttaaattgttttatgaaatttatggatgttacatgttatatttaaatattacGTTTAAGTGAAGAATTAattgattattattttaataagttTTTATCATTTACCATTTAAATCTATAGTATTTTTCAGTTAAGGATAACATCAATTTTAGATATAAAAACAAAATTGACATTTACCAATTTATTTAGCCCAAAAGATAAACCGTTTCTATTCTTATAAAATTTAGAGGGTGTTTAAGATTtgtttttcaaataattttttgatttttaactttttcaaaGACAAAACTTAAAAGATGTTTGGGACATTAAAAAGTCACTTTCAAAGTAACTTTGCCAAGaagaaaatgatattttttaaaagttaggaaattatgttttttttttttttttttttttttttttttacttttagtcttttaaaaggtaaatttcattcaaaagtcaaaaaataCAACTCAAACAATTTTTAAAAACTTTTGGTTTTTGTTCCCTTAAAAACTAAAGTTAAAAAAAAGCCTTTTAcaaaaaagtttttgaaaaataatccCAAACACCACCTCATTATAGATAGATATTAGCATACATCATTTTAAAAAGAAACatctatttatatttttattttcatcaaaataaaaatttatcattttaaaTATACAACACGATTCATTTGAAAACAACATTTTTACTTATTGGTTATTGCAATTAGTAAGTTTATTTAGTAATATTGTGATGATAAAATTGTAATTAGTAAGTTGATTTAGTAATATTGTGATAATAATCAATAATGTGTGtgaaaaaatagaataaaaattaCTTATTGGTTATTGCACCGATAAATCGGTTGTTGAGAAACATTTACAATAGAGATTAGAGGTAGTGAAGTTCGCAACATATATCCAGACAGATGGCTACTCTTCTTCAGTTCCAGTTCCATTCTATTTGTGAGAATTCTCTGCGGAAGGTTAAGCGAAAGCCACAATTCCAGAGAAGCGCCAATCATGGGTTATTCCGTGTATCTGCTGGTGAATCAGGAGTACGTGTGATTCTGATTGTATTTGGGTTTTTATGGATTTGTTTAATTTCACTATACGTACACTGAGTAGATGTAGTGTGTTGTTGGGCTGGGCAGATACAAAAGACAACAGAGGCACTAGTTGTATCCAGAAGTCCCGGCGTATTGGATCATGTCTTTCTGAATTTATTCCGCAACAAGATGGTGCAGGTAAATAaaatttataacaaaaaaaaaaaaaatcagtaaTTGGGTCTAGGAGCAGCTAGGAATTATGATTTAATTAACAGGAAGTTGGATGGGATTCGGAGAAGGCGGGTTACGATGGACTAATAGACGTAGCCAATCGTCTTATGCTTGCCAGAACCAATTCTCAAACCCAGGAAGCAGCGGTGCGTGCATCTCATCTATACCTAATAAAAGAAAAGagtagttctttttttttttttttttttttttttttccatgtgtcgccatattagacattttaattaatatgttgccacttgtcaatctattagtttttcattttaaatttattagacctcctcattaatgtgactatattttaaattttaaattttaaattttaaattattgttttcattaaatcacaaataaaaaatatctaatatatattaaaaattaattttatatatttatttgaaacaatgattataatttcacataactaataaaaaatatctcttaaattaataacttatttaaaataaattattaataattttgagtttttactataaaagtttaattaattttataaccgtggttcccacgggctATAAACTAGTTCATATATATAACAAGGGGAAAAtaatttaaatatcatatttatccttcTTAATcgtttaaaatatcatatttattttttttaatattttacaaTGAGTTTTTCTGTTTTGAgatcaataaaattaaaaagaaaattgtAATTGACCATATTGCCATTACCTTCTCAACTGCAGACCTTATGCTAAGTTGATAAGTTATTTGCTTCTTAGGATTCTGATGAATCTTGGCTGGCGACGTAGATGAAGTGATTTTTATGTTTTGTTAGCACTAAATGTTTGAAACATTTCCTCAGAGTCAGAGAGCAACACAGATATACACACAAATTACATTAGAGAACTTTTTCTGTTTTGATTATAACTTGTTATTTCAAACATAATTGTGAATTGAGTGGTATTTTTAGGAGATGATAAGAATGGGATTTAGTGAATTCTAGATGGCACAATCCTATCAAACCCAAGACACAAACTACACTGCCCCACCAGGTGAAGGATTCATCCCTGGTAAAATTGCCCAACACCATCTATAAGATATCCTTCCCCTAATCTAAGAATCTTTAGTTCACAAATAATGTTTAATACACAAACAAGTAATGGCTGATTGGAACAAGAAAGATGCCGAGAAGGCTAAAAAAAGAAGCAGCATAGAGGTTAAGAGTTCATCCCAGCAGGCAAGGGCATAAGGTTGTTATGAACTGGTTTGTAATAAAAGATTCAATAACATAAAAACAACCAAATGATTCTTATATTGATTGAGAACACTCTATAACACCCAAAAGATTACAAGAGCTAAAGATAGGTTAGCTGATTCGAGATAGCCATTCTCCCACCGGAAATAATTCCAGATTTCACAAGATAGACTGCCCCTGACTCTCATGCCCACTACCCTCTTATACTATCTAACATAACAAACTAGTAATATAAAATGCCCAAAATGCCCCTAATTCCTCCTTGCACTAGTAAGATGCTCTTTATGTGTTGATTTCCCAAACTACCCCTATCTAAAATAACATGATATAGTGGATGCGTAACAAAGGTTAATTTTGTTCTTGCACTTGAGAAAGCAAGGGCAATATCGTCCAATtactttttcttttaattttaatgattccaaaacagaaaaaatgattatatatatatatatatatatatatatatatatatatatatatatatatatatatatatatatatatagggcaaatatgatatttaaaggATTAaaaagggtaaatatgatattttgacgtTTAACAAGGGCATATACGGACGGAATCCTCcctataataattataattaatataatataatataattctACCAAAGTAACCAATAACGAGTGTCGTCTCAGGTTCGCATATTAAGATCGTTGTTTCCTCCGTTGTTGTTAAAGCTCTACAAAATCCTCATTGCGCCTCTTGCTCAAGGAAAAGTGGCTGCTGTAATGGTTGGTGAGTCACTTTTTTTCATtagaaaatatattattaaaaaaaaattgtttttgtttttgtttgttttccaGTGAATACCataaaagattatatatatatatatatatatatatatatatatatatatatatatatattgcgctGAATTTGCAATCATCAAATGTTGACTGtggtatgtatgtatgtaatGATCCGTGAGTGTGTTTTTCTGGAAGGAAGCAAGGGTGACTGCAGTATCATGTGAATGGCTGATGGGTAGTTGCAGGGTTAACACTGTGGATCTTGGCAATGGATCTTCATTGCCGAGTGGGGTGAGTAACTATAATTTCAATTTTTTAAACTTCCAATTTTACGTGTGTGTGGTTTTTACATGTCATGTCATGTGAGTGTTGAATGTTGATGATGCCTACATGTACATGAGACATGAGTGTAGGTGTTTGTTGAAAGATGCAAGTATCTAGAGGAAAGCAAATGTGTGGGGATATGTGTGAATACATGTAAACTTCCTACTCAGGTATAAGGTGCTTTGAGTTTCttttattttagattttagaaTAGAAGTGATTTGGTGGTTTGCATACAATGCAATGTGACAGGCCTTCTTTATGGATCACATGGGAGTGCCTCTAGTTATGGAGCCAAACTTTAATGACTATAGCTGTCAGGTAAATGTAACAACAACAAGTCAACAACACTCACTGATTATGTGGAAAACAGATTCATTAGATTTACTATATAATATTTGCACATGAATGAATTAATGTCAGACAATTATTATTTGAGGACGTGCAGTTTAAATTTGGAGTTTCTCCTCCGGAAGAGGATAGCAGTTTGAAGGAGCCTTGCCTGGAGGTATGTCCCAATGCCATCCGCCGCAGAACAACCACAACACTTGAAAACAAGTGCCCAAAGGCATAAACCATACCACCGATACC
This window encodes:
- the LOC111896588 gene encoding beta-carotene isomerase D27, chloroplastic isoform X3; its protein translation is MATLLQFQFHSICENSLRKVKRKPQFQRSANHGLFRVSAGESGIQKTTEALVVSRSPGVLDHVFLNLFRNKMVQEVGWDSEKAGYDGLIDVANRLMLARTNSQTQEAAVRILRSLFPPLLLKLYKILIAPLAQGKVAAVMVARVTAVSCEWLMGSCRVNTVDLGNGSSLPSGVFVERCKYLEESKCVGICVNTCKLPTQAFFMDHMGVPLVMEPNFNDYSCQTIII
- the LOC111896588 gene encoding beta-carotene isomerase D27, chloroplastic isoform X1, which translates into the protein MATLLQFQFHSICENSLRKVKRKPQFQRSANHGLFRVSAGESGIQKTTEALVVSRSPGVLDHVFLNLFRNKMVQEVGWDSEKAGYDGLIDVANRLMLARTNSQTQEAAVRILRSLFPPLLLKLYKILIAPLAQGKVAAVMVARVTAVSCEWLMGSCRVNTVDLGNGSSLPSGVFVERCKYLEESKCVGICVNTCKLPTQAFFMDHMGVPLVMEPNFNDYSCQFKFGVSPPEEDSSLKEPCLEVCPNAIRRRTTTTLENKCPKA
- the LOC111896588 gene encoding beta-carotene isomerase D27, chloroplastic isoform X2, which codes for MCCWAGQIQKTTEALVVSRSPGVLDHVFLNLFRNKMVQEVGWDSEKAGYDGLIDVANRLMLARTNSQTQEAAVRILRSLFPPLLLKLYKILIAPLAQGKVAAVMVARVTAVSCEWLMGSCRVNTVDLGNGSSLPSGVFVERCKYLEESKCVGICVNTCKLPTQAFFMDHMGVPLVMEPNFNDYSCQFKFGVSPPEEDSSLKEPCLEVCPNAIRRRTTTTLENKCPKA